A segment of the Necator americanus strain Aroian chromosome IV, whole genome shotgun sequence genome:
ATCGGAGGTTATTGGACCGAGGTTGCATTAcaataacttttaaaaaattacgaatcttcttctgaatttcttcttcagctgGGAACGTTGCGGCTAGTCTGATACATGAGCATTTGTAGGGGATTTCCTCTATGAGTTTTCGTTCCTcagcctttcttttcttcgtgaaCATGTCGTCGGTCCTATTTGATGCCATTACACTAAAAGGATAAGGTATTGTTCCATAATGCtttgtaattattattttgtatgcTGAACGACGTTTAGAGAAGCTTTTCGTTGTTCTTATCCTTCTTTCCTTTGCGAAATGGAATTATAAGTTGCATCAGGAATACTGAGAATATGCACAGGAGTATGTTCCATCCATATTTAATGATTTTGAAGATGGTTTTGATGCATATCATTGTCGCTTTTGTACACACCTTTGGTAGGTATAGATAGCTCATAAGAAGAGCTCCCGCAACTGAAATCATGGTAATGAGTAGATACTTGTACCATTGCAGATAAATGTCCAAGATGTGATTGAGGTCAGGCCACTGGAAGTCAGAGgttcggttgtggtcagattGGATATAATGCATGAAACTTCCTTGGAAATTATATGGGTACTTCAAGATTCCTGTTAACTCGAAAGTCGACGTTTTTGTTCCGCATTTCAAGGAACATTGAATTTGGATTCGAGCGGACTGGAATAGGAATCCAATTTTAGATGAAGTGCCCGAAGGCGAACAGGGAATTGTAAAGCCGTCCTGTCCACATTCAACTTCAGCGGATATGTTGTTGAATGTAGATTTACATGTTACAGTAGCAGTTGCTCCTTTACTGCACTGATAACATCCGTTGAGGTAAGTGTTTTCAACGGTACAGAAGTCATCTCTGACTTCTCTGATGGAATTGTCGAtactttctttcaaaatcaagATGATCTTGGTCGATATATCCTCATCTGCTCTTGCGATGACTCCATGTAGTGGATGTGGCGTAAATCGTACTTGTTGATGTGTAATTGGGAGTACTTTGGTGATGTCGAAGAAATTTGTTCCGACCCTATCTTCGTTACATATGCACCTTACTTGAGACTCAGCAGCTACGCAATCACAATCATCTCTTAAATGACATTGTAATGTAATTGCATGTTTGCGTGTAGGACAGCTAAGTAGTGGATATGTCTTTTTATCCCATATCGCTGTTTGGTTTGTCGAGGCAATGAAAACTTGTTCCAAGGCCGGTAATGGTGGAGTTGCGAGTACGCTTAATGTTACATCCATGCTTTGGATTTGATTAGGAATGTTCGGGTGGAGTCCGAGTACGTATATGCGAAGTGTAGAGCCTTTGCTGATCTCGAGACggagtttcatttcttctttccagcGTATGCACTTGAAGAGTTCGTAGACGTTATCATCTGTTGGTACTGCGTATATCCTATAGAACAAACACCCGGAACTGAGATAGAAACAGTCGCATCCTGGGCCATCGCATGATTCCATGCAGCCAGTAATTCCAGGAAAGGAGTTGCCGATAGCCAACTCAGGCACTATGCTCGTCGTGTTGATGTCAGCACATTTGTTTCCGGTACATGATCCCATGTGTGGGCATCTCTTACTGTCGATTATTTTTTGCACCACATTCCGTGTGTATGTTACCGGTATGCGGTCGCAGATTAGTCTCAGTCCTTCCCACCGAAGACGCGTCCTTAGTACGATGGAGTTGTTTCTCTGGAAACTTATGCACACGTCCTTTTTGAAGGGGTTCATCTTTACCACTGAGGCCACTTCTACTTTACAAGTGCTTTTTCCTGTTGTGGTTCGACAATTTCTCAGGTgatgttgaaaaatgttcacCTCTTGGTATGCTACAGCTCCTTGCAATAAGCTGCATATGGCTAATGCTTGCAGAATTCGGTTACGATGTTGCTGTTTTCCTCTATGCAGAACCCAGAGAGTAATCCGCTGGCAGCAACACCATATAAAGAGTGCCACTAAGTCAAGCACTTTGCCTATTCCCGCAATGATGATGCGGAATGGTCGGCCAACTGTAACTGGTATGTAACAGAGGGTGTAGCAGATGGCAGTGAAAAggtatattattatatctaGTCCTGCAATTGCCGCCAGAGGCCAACATTCGGGGTTTAAAATATTGGCGGCACACATAGTACAGTCTATTGCAGAGCAAAAAGGTAGTGCTGAACAAGCCGTTTCAACTGTAGTATAACTATCTCCTATGCGTATTTTCCAGTTTACTTCAAAGTCGTGAAGTACTTCTTCTGGTGGCAAGCGTAAGAGTTTATGTAGTGGAGGTGTCTTCTCCCTTATGCAGTAATTGTTAACGCATAATTCATATTCTTCTGCCTGTGGGCATGAAGGTATAACCCTTGTTCTTTGCATTCTATGGCATAGTTTGGGTGTGGGTAATTTTGATACGATCTTCAGATGAATGAGGCTAGTTACACAACATGTGAATATACATCCATAAACGTTTGTACGTTCCTTATGATCATCATGGACGGTTATAGGGCCGAAGTAGTCGGGTCCTATGTTTTCAAACGGGCGTGTTCTTGTTACTCTCCTTGATGGAAGATCGGCCATTTCTGGATATCTATATGGCAGATTATCCATCTTTTGACAAGGAACACAAGACCGCATGCATTTCTTCACTTGTTCTCGGAGCCGTGGAATCCAGTACTGTTGTCGAACTTCTGCTATTGTATGTCCTGTACTGTTGTGATACGGTCTATGCGCTTCGAGGATAATAAGACGACACAGCTCCGTATTCGAAATGATAAGGATGGGATTTTTTGCCATAATGTTTAAATTGGATTTATTAAGACGTCCGTATGCTCTGAACACGTGGTTTTCCTCCTCGTTCAGGTTTAGGTTTTTTGACAACTGTTTTTTGTAGTGAGAATTGAGGTGTACCTGCTGGTGATTTCTTATGAGTATGCTATGCGCTTCGAATATGTCGGTAGCCGTGAGCTCTTGATCCTCTGCTTGTCGAACTAGGTAGGGTAAAGAATCTCGGAGCCTTTCCTGCAACGGGCTTTTTAGACGAGTTGTAATGcttctcagaaattttatcACGTAGGCTAAGATCCTCAGCGGCTTGGTTTTAGTATTATACCTTGTCAGATCAAGAATTTCTTCGACTTTGTCAGTCGTTGCATGTGTTTTTATAACATTCGCTTCTGCATTCAGTAGAATatcattttcatcatcatcatcgtcattttgtaattccGGATCTTTAACAAGGGAAAAGAGAGTGGATGTAAACCCGTAATTGAGAATTTTCTCAAGAGAATAACCATCCCACCACACATGAGACACGAATTCATGATTGGAAGCTCCCCGTGTTCCAATGTCGGCAGGATTCCATTTCGTGTCGATGTAGCCAAATTTCACTCCGACTTCCATACGTTCTAGTGACTGTACGATGTCGCGAATCTCGCGTATACGATTTTTGACGTAAAGTCTTGTTTTAGAATGATCAAGAGAACCTCTCAGCCAATTTAAGACGATTTCCGAGTCGGTTAGAAAAATGACGTTGTTTATGCTTATTGAGGATTTTAAGCTTAGGAAAGTATTGAGAGTAAGTCGTGCTCCAATGGTTATGGCATTTATTTCGAGTTTCGGTACGGTGGTTGGTCGATTACTGTCCGTAATCTTAGACTCAGCCATAAGAAAGCTGGATTCCCTTTGGCTAATGAGATAGGTACATGCTGTCATAGCAATTCCACTAGCGTCGAAATAGGTTACCAGTGTATAAGGTGCGGAGTTGTCGAGTGTGACTTTCCGTGGCACCCTTTTGTGGGAGttggatatttttgttataatgAGGTTCCACTGACGTCTATATTCTTCATTCAGTGGTTCGTCCCAATCATATTGCTCCTTCCACAAAAGTTGTTGGAAACGTTTTGCTTTGACCAGGAGTGGTATGAACCATCCTAGTGGGTCATAGATGGAAGCAATTTGTTGAGCAACGGTTCTTTTGCTAACAAATTCTATCGTAGGCAGGTTAATCAATAATAAGAAGTTGTCGGCTATAGAATCCCCATAGATTCCAAGTACCTTAGGGCACAGATTGGAGGAGCGATCCTTTGTGGATATTGCATCCATGATGTCCATGTGGTTCGTGACAAATGCTCTTAGGTTCATCTTGAGGTcgttaaaaattgattttagctctttatatttttgtacGCCCTCAAGAGTTGTTTCTGCTCCGACAAATAAATTATCGACATACAGATTAGACGGAATTTCTCAAGCTAATCCGTCATTTTTGACATAGTTGCTCAAGTGGAAGAGGATTGTTGCGCCGAGAAGAAATGGTGAGGCATTGATCCCAGAAGTGACTCTGGTAAATCTATATACCACCAGGTTATCATCTGTCAATGGTTTGGTGATATCCCTAAGCATCTTGTAAAATCTCTGTCGTCTTCGTGAAGATGTACTTGAAGAAATGCCTTTTCTACGTCAGATAGAAGAACGTATTTTGCAGTGCGGAAGCGTAATAGAATTCCGTATAGCTTAGGCAGTATGGTAGGTCCTTGGTGGAGAATATCATTGAGTGAAGGACAGTTTTTATAATGCGCGGATGCATCAAACACTTCTTAATTTCGTAGTGTCTTTTTGGGGGGTGAAGACGGGTCAATGTGGAAGATAGTGCTTCATTTTCCAAATGGTATCCTTGTTCTCTTTCACTTCTTCGAGGATCTTTTCAGCAATTTGATCTTGAAAGATACTGTGATATTGCTGAAGAATATGTGGCTCTTGTTGATATTTGCGAAGCACGCTTCGCAGTCGCTGGAGCGCTAATACTTTGTTGTCTGGAAGATATTCATGATCTTCCTTAAAAGGACGTCGAACAACATAACCAGCATTCCGCCTGGCTATAGTGTTGTTGAAGTTTTCGAGCAATTGTGCATTTATGttagctttttcttccttctcagGACCGCAGAACTCCTTTTCTACATCATGAGATTGAATGTTCCAGTGACGCTCCCATGGATGGTCGTGAGATTCCATGTAATGTACTGTGGAGTGAAGTTCATCTCCATGCTGCATTTTATCACTCATATGTTGTCCAGAAATCATATATCCTAGACGTTTAGGTACGAGGATGAGCCCAGACGGCAGAGTGAAATGTGCTGCTTGAAAGTTGATAAAGTTCCAGAGTTGGTCGCAGCCAATTAGTATTTCTGAAGGTTTAACGTCTCGCAAGGACTGCTgagttttatttgttgttgatgaATGAATTGTACGTCTTCTTTCCCTAACTTTCCTTGAGGGAAGCCCTTCGTAAGGTTGTCGTGAGTGTATACGCGAAGTTTGTATTGCTTTCCTTCCGAGTCCCATACACTCAGACATGTTTTTGTGCACAGGATTTCCTTTTTGGTTTGTGCTGCAAAGGTTTGTAGTTTCATAGTAACAAAGCCTTGGCTAGGTAATTCAAGTTCCTTAGCAAGCTTAGCATCAATGAAACTTCGATCTGCCCCCGTATCTAAGAGTATCCGAAGCGTTTTGAGCTCTTGTGTCCTTGGATGTAGCGCCTTCAAGGCTCCTGTCAAAAGGAATATCTTCCCTTGTCAGGTTTTGTTGGAGGTATCCTCAACTCTCATTACTGCGAGATTGGGTATTGAGCCCTCCGTAACGTGTGCGCTTTGCTTCTCGCACCTTGTGAAGTTCTGCCGTACATATGAcgacttcttcttttcttccttttttatatttgaaacAGGACCTTGTTGAGGCGGCTTGACTGGTGCTGTCTTGAAGCACGTAGACGTATGATGCTTTTTTCCGCAATTTACACAGCCTTTGCTTTTGCAATCGGCATAAATATGGGACTTTGATCCGCACCCAATGCAGCggtttgtcttttttaaatattccaGTCGTGCTTTAGGTGCCGCGATTTTCGTGCATCTTGTGGACCAATGTTCTTTGCTATCGCAATAGAAACAAAAGGGAGACCGCCCTTTGATTTGGAACTCCGGTTCCTTTGTAGTTTTGCTTAGAAGTTGTGAACGTTCTATCCTCTTTGGCAATTGcagttcaatttcttcttcgcgTTTTATGACAATGTCAATTGTTGTCATCAATTTCTTTAATGTCCAGGTCTCTCCTTGGGGCAGAGAGACCTTTTCTTTAAGTGTGCTGCGTTGAATCCTTTCTGTGAAtttagaaagaatttttgatagCAGCCATGGACTATCGAGAGGTTCGCCTTTGCTTTGGAGTTGTGCGGTAATTGCCGACAGTTGATCATGCAGTTTTCGCTGGTCCCTTAATTATGGGCTCCTAGCACTCCAATGCTCTAGCTGTCGATGCAGTCCAGTGATTATATTTTGGACGTTGCCGTATCTCTCCTTCAAATGCTCTACTGCTAGCGGGTAGTTTTCTGAAGTGATTTGAAAACGAGCTATTGATTCACGGGCTTCTCCTTTTAATGCTCTCACAAGatagttgaatttttgcaaatttgagaGCGGTAGAGAATGCACCGTAGCGTTGAATAGCTCCCAGAAGCTATCCCACTGCCAGCTTTTGCCGTTGAACTCCGCTATTGGTATCCTCGGCAGCTCTATCTTGGCTGCAGGAACTTCTGGAGGAGAATGAGATCCAGTATATGTTGAAAATGTAAGGTTATGAGAGGCTAGGCTAGCCTTGGTCATTTCCAACTTAAGAAGCATATCAGTAGTACTGGCGATGAGTTCCTCTGCGTTAGTAACATATTCGGAAACTTTATCGTCTTCTTCCTTGGTGAGGGGTTCCGATATTTTGTCCATCGTGTCCGTTAATGCGTATAGGGCTCCTTCAAAGGTTGTTTGAAGGGTTTTGATCTCCACTATAGCACTCTGGACTTGCTTTAGTGCTGCGTTGCATGCTTCCCTATCCTGAAGATTGACGTCGCATCCCAATTCTGCATGCTTTGCCAAAAGTTGCGTTAGGGAATTGAATGCCTAGTCAAAACtctctttcttgttttgagAGATGTCGCCATTTTATCTTGGCTTGGTCAGGTTGGAATATAATTTGTGAACTGATGATGTTCAACAATTATATTTAAGTGGTTTCGAGGATAAGAGAGTGCTTTGTATGCAAGAGGAATAGTTTCCCAAGTTCGAAGAGGCGATAATGATGAATGCAAACGCAACTTTATATGAGCATGCAATAATATTGTGATGCTCACCTCTTTTTCGCTGTTTTGTGGTAGATTTGTTGCTTTTGGCGCGGTCGTTCGTATTGCCGATGCACCAGTTGAATCAGCGGTGGTTCAGTTGTTCGTTAGATGCCACGTGAATaagcctcaaacttgggtaatttaACTTTTACTTATCACGCACAATATACACCAATATCAGAGGCACGTTACATTTCGAATGTAAAATAACAGACGTGATATAATAATGCACAAACAGAAATGCATAAAACACAAGCATCACAAAAAGGGAGGTAAAAATATATAAGCACACGTAGGAGGGAggcaagagaaaagaagatgcTTTAGGCGAATGCTCGACTATGCTCTGAGCAATAAACACAGTTGGACTGTTTATATACGGTCCAACCTCTTTGTCTGCCCTCGGCGCTGTGTTGCTCTCCCAATCTGATTGTGCTCGAATAGTTTTTGCACACCAGATGCGCCTGCTGCGCGAGAGTGCAACTCTCATTCATTGCCTGTTATTCAAATGCTCTTTGTTTGAGCATACCCACCCAgcgtaaacatatttttcttacttcttcatttttatgatcTATGGTCACGCTTGTGATACTTTTGCTAGAAATGATTGGTTAATTAGTCAAAAATAACGGTCGGCTTCGGCGCCTCACGTATATGAAAGCGATAAACCTGCCGATTCCCATTTTTGTCGTAGATGCTTATAATGAAGAGGCATAGTTTTCCTATAAGTACTATAAACAGGTTCAGTATTGAAGATTTTACACGATATACAATCATcatgatctactatataataacgggcttattctgtcacgtgtgtgtgtgtgtgtgtgtgtgtgtgtgtgtgtgtgtgtgtgtgtgtgtgtgtgtgtgtgtgtgtgtgtgtgtgtgtgtgtgtgtgtgtgtgtgtgtgtgtgtgtgtcagtcacgaaattcaaaaaaagggtgcgacgggtccaccggcgtcgagttaatgcctcgaagctaggaagctataaaatgaggtgtgaaggggtccaccggcgtcggatacctatagaagggggtgcgacgggtccatcggcgccagatacctatagaagggggtgcgacgggtccaccggcgccagacacctatagaagggggtgcgacgggtccatcggcgccagatagcctatagaagggggtgcgacgggtccatcggcgccagatagccatagaagggggtgcgacgggtccatcggcgccagatagccttagaagggggtgcgacgggtccatcggcgccagatagccttagaagggggtgcgacgggtccatcggcgccagatagccttagaaggggtgcgacgggtccatcggcgtcggatacctatagaagggggtgcaaTACTttgggtccatcggcgccagatagccttaaaagtgggtgcgacgggtccatcggcgtcggatacctatagaagggggtgcgacgggtccatcggcgccagatagccttagaaggggtgcgacgggtccacggcgtcggatacctatagaagggggtgcgacgggtccatcggtcGTCGGATACCGTTTCagaaagggtgcgacgggtccatcggcgccaaatagccttagaagggggtgcgacgggtccatcggcgccagatagccttacgGATGACGTGGAACTATCTTATCATTAGGgattgttcacgtcatttatgttaaaacatcactAGATAGCTAttgagggggtgcgacgggtccaagacgtcggatacctatagaagggggtacgacgggtccatcggcgtcagatagccttagaaggggtgtcgcgacgggtccatcggcgccaaatgtagaattgatcgcctttagaagggggtgcgacgggtccatcggcgtcggatacctataataatttaagaagaggagaagcgacgggtccatcggcgtcagatacctttagaaaggggtgcgacgggtccatcggcgccatgatagccttagaagggggtgcgacgggtaccatcggcgccagatagccttagaagggtgcgac
Coding sequences within it:
- a CDS encoding hypothetical protein (NECATOR_CHRIV.G16547.T1), with translation MNLRAFVTNHMDIMDAISTKDRSSNLCPKVLGIYGDSIADNFLLLINLPTIEFVSKRTVAQQIASIYDPLGWFIPLLVKAKRFQQLLWKEQYDWDEPLNEEYRRQWNLIITKISNSHKRVPRKVTLDNSAPYTLVTYFDASGIAMTACTYLISQRESSFLMAESKITDSNRPTTVPKLEINAITIGARLTLNTFLSLKSSISINNVIFLTDSEIVLNWLRGSLDHSKTRLYVKNRIREIRDIVQSLERMEVGVKFGYIDTKWNPADIGTRGASNHEFVSHVWWDGYSLEKILNYGFTSTLFSLVKDPELQNDDDDDENDILLNAEANVIKTHATTDKVEEILDLTRYNTKTKPLRILAYVIKFLRSITTRLKSPLQERLRDSLPYLVRQAEDQELTATDIFEAHSILIRNHQQVHLNSHYKKQLSKNLNLNEEENHVFRAYGRLNKSNLNIMAKNPILIISNTELCRLIILEAHRPYHNSTGHTIAEVRQQYWIPRLREQVKKCMRSCVPCQKMDNLPYRYPEMADLPSRRVTRTRPFENIGPDYFGPITVHDDHKERTNVYGCIFTCCVTSLIHLKIVSKLPTPKLCHRMQRTRVIPSCPQAEEYELCVNNYCIREKTPPLHKLLRLPPEEVLHDFEVNWKIRIGDSYTTVETACSALPFCSAIDCTMCAANILNPECWPLAAIAGLDIIIYLFTAICYTLCYIPVTVGRPFRIIIAGIGKVLDLVALFIWCCCQRITLWVLHRGKQQHRNRILQALAICSLLQGAVAYQEVNIFQHHLRNCRTTTGKSTCKVEVASVVKMNPFKKDVCISFQRNNSIVLRTRLRWEGLRLICDRIPVTYTRNVVQKIIDSKRCPHMGSCTGNKCADINTTSIVPELAIGNSFPGITGCMESCDGPGCDCFYLSSGCLFYRIYAVPTDDNVYELFKCIRWKEEMKLRLEISKGSTLRIYVLGLHPNIPNQIQSMDVTLSVLATPPLPALEQVFIASTNQTAIWDKKTYPLLSCPTRKHAITLQCHLRDDCDCVAAESQVRCICNEDRVGTNFFDITKVLPITHQQVRFTPHPLHGVIARADEDISTKIILILKESIDNSIREVRDDFCTVENTYLNGCYQCSKGATATVTCKSTFNNISAEVECGQDGFTIPCSPSGTSSKIGFLFQSARIQIQCSLKCGTKTSTFELTGILKYPYNFQGSFMHYIQSDHNRTSDFQWPDLNHILDIYLQWYKYLLITMISVAGALLMSYLYLPKVCTKATMICIKTIFKIIKYGWNILLCIFSVFLMQLIIPFRKGKKDKNNEKLL
- a CDS encoding hypothetical protein (NECATOR_CHRIV.G16548.T1) codes for the protein MGLGRKAIQTSRIHSRQPYEGLPSRKVRERRRTIHSSTTNKTQQSLRDVKPSEILIGCDQLWNFINFQAAHFTLPSGLILVPKRLGYMISGQHMSDKMQHGDELHSTVHYMESHDHPWERHWNIQSHDVEKEFCGPEKEEKANINAQLLENFNNTIARRNAGYVVRRPFKEDHEYLPDNKVLALQRLRSVLRKYQQEPHILQQYHSIFQDQIAEKILEEVKENKDTIWKMKHYLPH
- a CDS encoding hypothetical protein (NECATOR_CHRIV.G16549.T1), with amino-acid sequence MDKISEPLTKEEDDKVSEYVTNAEELIASTTDMLLKLEMTKASLASHNLTFSTYTGSHSPPEVPAAKIELPRIPIAEFNGKSWQWDSFWELFNATVHSLPLSNLQKFNYLVRALKGEARESIARFQITSENYPLAVEHLKERYGNVQNIITGLHRQLEHWSARSP